The Setaria viridis chromosome 6, Setaria_viridis_v4.0, whole genome shotgun sequence genome contains a region encoding:
- the LOC117859881 gene encoding uncharacterized protein: MRTAMEHHCSILLVASLLLASPAWTSASGADHRALMRFRSLITDDPYGALASWGGGNMTAPAPCGWHGITCGVRGRRRGRVTALDLRGLGLASSGTAAPLSLSGLTYLRRLDLAGNRLGGGMPSPLPPSLEHLNLSHNALQGPVPSALGSLHRLQKLSLSYNNLTGAIPASLGNLTSLTILSLAINNLAGAIPGALGNLKALTRLYLSSNNLTGAIPASLGNLTSLTILGLASNNLADAIPGTLGNLKDLTGLYLNQNMLQGSIPSAMFNISSLQELHVWMNNLTGAIPPSLCNASKLEVARMAENSFSGVIPDCLGTHLKNLQQSEGH, encoded by the exons ATGCGGACAGCCATGGAGCACCATTGCTCCATCCTACTCGTAGCCTCCCTCCTCCTTGCATCTCCAGCATGGACATCGGCCTCCGGCGCTGACCACCGTGCACTCATGCGGTTCCGGTCCCTCATCACGGACGACCCATACGGGGCCTTGGCATCATGGGGTGGCGGCAACAtgaccgcgccggcgccgtgcggATGGCACGGCATCACGTGCGGGgtgcgcgggcgccgccgcggccgcgtgaCAGCGCTGGACCTCCGCGGGCTCGGCCTGGCCAGCTCCGGCACCGCGGCTCCTTTATCCCTCTCGGGCCTCACCTACCTCCGGCGACTCGACCTCGCCGGGAACCGCCTCGGCGGTGGCATGCCCTCCCCGTTGCCGCCCTCCCTCGAGCACCTCAATCTCAGCCACAACGCGCTGCAGGGGCCGGTGCCCTCAGCGCTGGGGTCACTGCACCGCCTCCAGAAGCTCAGTCTCAGCTacaacaacctcaccggagCAATCCCTGCCTCCCTTGGCAACCTCACCTCCCTCACCATCCTCAGCCTCGCCATCAACAACCTTGCCGGCGCCATCCCTGGCGCTCTCGGCAACCTCAAAGCTCTCACCCGCCTCTACCTCTCCAGCAATAACCTCACCGGAGCAATCCCTGCCTCCCTTGGCAACCTCACCTCCCTCACCATCCTCGGCCTCGCCAGCAACAACCTCGCCGACGCCATCCCTGGCACTCTCGGCAACCTCAAAGATCTCACCGGCCTCTACCTCAACCAGAACATGCTCCAAGGATCCATACCTTCCGCCATGTTTAACATCTCCTCTCTCCAGGAACTTCACGTGTGGATGAACAACCTCACCGGTGCCATCCCGCCGTCGCTCTGCAACGCCTCCAAGCTGGAGGTGGCACGGATGGCGGAGAATTCCTTCTCCGGAGTCATACCGGACTGCCTTGGAACTCACCTCAAGAACTTGCAG CAATCTGAAGGTCATTGA